One Malania oleifera isolate guangnan ecotype guangnan chromosome 10, ASM2987363v1, whole genome shotgun sequence genomic region harbors:
- the LOC131165359 gene encoding probable serine/threonine-protein kinase PBL17, giving the protein MGICFSSERQYPPPQGPQQKHQQEEQILKRNHVEIGHGIATPPKANRAVATSLTKPSPTKAERREPPGIQNVSSVPLVSKNVKVLRQNPGYCNVDIFTYAEMKLATKNFRPDQILGEGGFGIVYKGVIDEHLRPGFKNTQVAIKELNPDGFQGHREWKAEVNYLGQLSHPNLVKLIGYCCEDEHRLLIYEYMACGSLEKQLFRRVGATLTWSKRMKIALDAAKGLAFLHGAEQSVIYRDFKTSNILLDADYNAKLSDFGLAKDGPMGDQTHVSTRVMGTYGYAAPEYVMTGHLTARSDVYGFGVVLLEMLIGRRAMDKSRPSREHNLVEWARPLLNHNKKLLRILDPRMEGQYSVRTAFKVANLAYQCLSQNPKGRPLMRQVVEILETFQTPAENQEEAMLQSAGSCVTLYEVPKSSPDNPQEKKKTAIKSHGEREVGIGGLQRRSEPTNGRSRSEPPSECDLYSPSPDFTYPDTSASTRN; this is encoded by the exons ATGGGGATCTGTTTCAGTTCTGAACGACAATACCCACCTCCTCAAGGTCCTCAGCAGAAGCACCAACAAGAAGAACAAATTCTCAAGAGGAACCATG TTGAAATTGGCCACGGAATCGCTACACCACCCAAAGCAAACAGAGCAGTTGCTACATCTCTAACGAAACCATCCCCAACTAAAGCAGAGAGACGAGAACCCCCTGGGATCCAAAATGTAAGCAGCGTCCCGTTGGTTTCCAAGAATGTTAAAGTGCTCCGCCAAAATCCTGGATATTGCAATGTGGATATTTTTACTTATGCTGAGATGAAATTAGCTACAAAAAACTTCCGGCCAGATCAAATTCTTGGCGAGGGCGGTTTTGGGATTGTCTATAAAGGAGTTATAGATGAGCATTTGAGACCTGGTTTCAAGAACACACAAGTTGCCATTAAGGAGCTTAATCCAGACGGGTTCCAAGGTCACAGAGAATGGAAG GCAGAAGTTAATTATTTGGGTCAGCTCAGTCACCCAAACCTTGTGAAGCTCATTGGGTACTGCTGTGAGGACGAGCACAGGCTGTTGATCTATGAATACATGGCATGTGGAAGCCTGGAAAAACAACTTTTTCGCA GAGTTGGTGCTACATTGACTTGGTCTAAAAGGATGAAGATTGCTTTAGATGCAGCAAAAGGGCTTGCTTTTCTTCATGGTGCAGAACAATCTGTCATATACCGTGATTTTAAGACATCAAACATCTTGCTGGATGCG GATTATAATGCAAAACTTTCAGACTTTGGACTAGCAAAGGATGGACCTATGGGAGACCAGACCCATGTGTCAACACGAGTTATGGGAACCTATGGATATGCAGCTCCAGAGTATGTAATGACTG GGCATTTGACCGCTCGAAGCgatgtttatggttttggggttgTTCTACTTGAGATGCTCATCGGAAGGAGAGCAATGGACAAGAGCAGGCCCAGCCGAGAGCACAACTTGGTTGAGTGGGCTCGCCCGCTTTTGAATCATAATAAGAAGCTTTTGAGAATCTTAGACCCTAGAATGGAAGGACAGTACTCAGTGAGAACTGCCTTTAAGGTTGCGAATTTGGCATATCAATGCCTTAGCCAAAACCCAAAAGGCAGGCCTCTTATGAGGCAGGTGGTTGAGATACTTGAGACTTTCCAGACGCCAGCAGAGAACCAGGAAGAGGCTATGCTTCAAAGTGCAGGTAGCTGTGTGACCCTGTACGAAGTCCCAAAGAGCAGCCCTGACAATCCTCAAGAAAAGAAGAAAACCGCGATTAAAAGCCACGGGGAAAGAGAAGTTGGCATTGGAGGGCTGCAGAGAAGGAGCGAGCCAACAAATGGAAGGAGCAGGAGTGAGCCTCCCAGTGAGTGTGATCTGTATAGCCCATCTCCTGATTTCACCTACCCTGATACATCTGCTTCTACcagaaattga